From Nguyenibacter vanlangensis, one genomic window encodes:
- a CDS encoding alpha/beta hydrolase produces the protein MKEVAGRPDIMPGFTWFDVDADGVRIRAAIAGDGPPLLLLHGHPQTHLTWHKVAPELAKHFTVVAADLRGYGDSEKLDGGEAHVNYSKRAMAADQVAVMRSFGHDRFAVVAHDRGARVAHRMALDFPDLVTRVTLLDISPTATMYARTDMEFARRYFWWFFLIQPSPLPEKMIGADPAFFLNKHISGQMKTEGASDPRVLEEYQRCYADPRTRHAICEDYRAAATIDLKHDAADSEKKVQVPLMALWGGRGTVGALYDVLATWREKAIDVRGHAIDCGHSPQEEAPQALMDALGPFLAA, from the coding sequence ATGAAAGAGGTGGCTGGCCGCCCCGACATCATGCCGGGCTTCACTTGGTTCGATGTTGATGCGGATGGCGTGCGCATTCGGGCCGCGATCGCGGGCGACGGACCTCCCCTGTTGCTGCTTCACGGTCATCCCCAGACACACCTGACGTGGCACAAGGTGGCACCAGAGCTCGCCAAGCATTTCACTGTCGTCGCTGCGGACCTGCGAGGCTATGGCGACAGCGAGAAGCTCGACGGCGGCGAGGCTCACGTCAATTATTCCAAGCGCGCGATGGCGGCGGATCAGGTGGCAGTCATGCGATCCTTCGGCCATGATCGCTTCGCGGTAGTGGCTCATGACCGGGGGGCCCGGGTTGCCCATCGCATGGCGCTCGACTTTCCTGACCTCGTCACCAGAGTCACGTTGCTGGACATCTCTCCGACCGCGACGATGTACGCGCGAACCGATATGGAATTCGCGCGGCGCTATTTCTGGTGGTTCTTTCTCATTCAGCCTTCCCCCTTGCCCGAGAAGATGATCGGCGCCGATCCTGCGTTTTTCCTCAACAAACACATTTCAGGTCAGATGAAGACCGAAGGCGCATCCGACCCTCGCGTGCTGGAGGAATATCAGCGCTGCTATGCCGACCCAAGGACACGTCATGCGATCTGCGAGGATTATCGCGCCGCAGCGACCATCGACCTCAAACATGATGCAGCCGATAGCGAGAAGAAAGTACAAGTGCCGCTGATGGCATTGTGGGGCGGTCGCGGCACGGTCGGAGCGCTGTACGATGTGCTTGCGACCTGGCGAGAAAAGGCGATCGACGTGCGCGGCCACGCGATCGACTGCGGCCACAGCCCGCAGGAAGAAGCGCCACAAGCTTTGATGGACGCCCTTGGCCCATTCCTGGCCGCATGA
- the leuD gene encoding 3-isopropylmalate dehydratase small subunit → MEKFVSVKGVACPIPTANVDTDVIMPKQFLKGIDRSGLAQGLFHNLRFDERGNARKDFILNKPATQDSRFLVVGPNFGCGSSREHAVWGMLQYGIRAIIGTSFAGIFADNAANNGLLLVTLSASEIAALFDAVGPTGREVLVDLEAQVINAGDLSIAFSVDADRRTALLDGLDRIGGTLRHADSIRSFEAEYLKASPWLCDRIDA, encoded by the coding sequence ATGGAGAAATTTGTGAGCGTAAAGGGTGTGGCGTGCCCGATCCCGACCGCCAATGTCGATACCGACGTCATCATGCCCAAACAATTCCTGAAAGGGATCGACCGGTCCGGACTCGCGCAGGGGCTTTTTCACAATCTTCGTTTCGACGAGCGTGGAAATGCCCGCAAAGACTTCATCCTCAACAAGCCAGCGACGCAAGACAGCCGCTTTCTGGTTGTCGGACCGAACTTCGGTTGCGGCTCGTCACGCGAGCATGCGGTGTGGGGAATGCTTCAATACGGCATCCGCGCCATCATCGGCACATCATTCGCCGGCATCTTCGCGGATAACGCCGCCAACAACGGCCTGCTGCTTGTGACGCTCTCGGCCAGCGAGATCGCTGCGCTGTTTGACGCCGTCGGCCCCACGGGGCGTGAAGTCCTCGTCGATCTGGAAGCACAGGTCATAAACGCCGGCGATCTATCGATCGCGTTCTCGGTTGATGCGGATCGCCGGACCGCCCTGCTGGACGGCCTTGACCGCATCGGTGGCACGCTGCGCCACGCGGACAGTATTCGGTCTTTCGAGGCGGAATATCTAAAGGCGAGCCCGTGGCTTTGCGATAGGATTGACGCATGA
- a CDS encoding AlpA family transcriptional regulator yields MTMLVASRIVRLKTVLARTGLSRSTIYRKIAEGTFPAQLKISMNGSGWHESDIDCWIANPAGWRPPEALTERRRASHA; encoded by the coding sequence ATGACCATGCTCGTCGCAAGCCGTATCGTTCGTCTGAAGACCGTTCTCGCCCGCACCGGACTCAGCCGCTCCACTATCTACCGCAAGATCGCCGAGGGCACCTTCCCAGCCCAGCTGAAGATCAGCATGAACGGATCCGGTTGGCACGAATCCGATATCGATTGTTGGATCGCTAACCCCGCCGGCTGGCGGCCGCCAGAGGCGTTGACGGAGAGAAGGCGCGCAAGCCACGCGTAG